The Muricauda sp. SCSIO 65647 genome includes a region encoding these proteins:
- a CDS encoding putative porin, with translation MSLQDASMIRHLFFLFLFFGLSSLHSQVDSLPRPQKSQDSTLISKKDKKKKGEARTVSIKDYLVIFHNRDTTFVDTTLTIQKDYKYNFLRRDDFELMPFSNLGQPYNSLAEEMRDNWLYPRIGATAKHFNYKEFEDVSYYNVPTPMTELFFKTTLEQGQLLDALLTLNTSERLNLSVFHRGFRSLGKYQFDQAESSNFVATFNYVTKNGKYQVRAHIAAQNLNTEENGGLSNREQFESGNEEFLDRARADVLFSSSSNTLADNRVLGKRYFLDHQINLFRASKDSLQPKSTLSLGHVFSYETRFYQFLQDNAAAAFGTDPAPFEVPIDDKANLKTMYNQVFATFTNKTLGKITASINHYSYDYFFNSILIRDDGQIDNRLNGEEINFGGKYENTFGRISVRGDFSLNISGDLSGTLLNGQVAYQINDNNSVFGSIHASSKMPNFNTLLFQSDYQNFNWQNNTVFEKEDVKSIAFGWNSKLLGTLTASYDAIDNYTYFTSTASEEDITNGEERAFVRPFQSQGTIDYLKVKLAKEFRWRRWALMNTVMYQNVSQEENVLNVPQVVTRNTLYFSKDVFKKAMYLQTGVTLKYFTAYNTNAYHPLLGEFYVQNREEFGGFPMIDFFINAKIRQTRIYLKAEHLNTVWSKSYNYYAAPEYPYRDFVIRFGLVWNFFS, from the coding sequence TTGTCCCTGCAAGATGCTTCCATGATACGACACCTGTTCTTTCTTTTTTTGTTCTTCGGATTATCATCACTGCATTCGCAGGTAGATTCATTGCCGAGACCTCAAAAAAGTCAAGATTCCACATTGATTTCAAAAAAGGACAAGAAAAAAAAGGGTGAGGCAAGAACCGTTTCCATAAAAGATTATTTGGTCATTTTCCATAATAGGGATACCACCTTTGTAGATACCACGCTGACGATACAAAAAGATTACAAGTACAATTTCTTGAGGAGAGATGATTTCGAGCTCATGCCCTTTTCAAACTTGGGCCAACCCTATAACAGTCTGGCAGAAGAGATGCGAGACAATTGGCTTTACCCCAGAATCGGTGCTACCGCAAAACACTTCAATTATAAAGAGTTCGAAGACGTGTCTTACTACAATGTTCCCACGCCCATGACCGAGCTCTTTTTCAAGACCACATTGGAGCAGGGTCAATTGTTGGACGCCTTGCTGACACTAAATACTTCAGAACGTTTGAACCTCTCAGTGTTCCATAGAGGGTTCAGGTCGTTGGGCAAGTATCAGTTCGATCAAGCAGAGTCGAGCAATTTTGTGGCTACATTTAATTATGTGACCAAGAACGGCAAGTATCAGGTAAGGGCACATATAGCTGCCCAAAATTTGAATACTGAAGAAAACGGAGGGTTGTCGAATCGTGAACAGTTTGAGTCAGGTAATGAAGAATTTTTAGATAGGGCGAGGGCCGATGTACTTTTTAGCAGTTCGAGCAATACCCTTGCTGACAATAGGGTCTTGGGCAAACGATATTTTCTCGACCACCAAATCAATCTTTTTAGGGCATCTAAAGACTCTTTGCAACCAAAAAGCACATTGTCGCTTGGTCATGTCTTTAGCTATGAGACCAGGTTTTATCAGTTTTTACAAGACAATGCTGCAGCGGCCTTTGGTACAGATCCGGCACCTTTTGAGGTGCCAATTGATGATAAGGCAAATCTTAAAACCATGTACAATCAAGTTTTTGCCACGTTCACCAATAAGACCCTGGGTAAGATTACGGCCAGTATCAATCATTACTCGTACGATTATTTTTTCAACAGTATTCTGATCAGGGACGATGGCCAAATCGATAATAGGTTAAACGGCGAAGAAATCAACTTTGGCGGAAAATATGAAAACACTTTTGGACGAATCTCTGTGAGGGGAGATTTCTCGCTCAATATTTCCGGTGACCTATCGGGCACGCTGTTAAATGGTCAAGTAGCGTATCAAATCAACGATAACAATAGCGTTTTCGGTTCGATACACGCTTCATCGAAGATGCCCAATTTCAACACTTTGTTGTTTCAGAGCGATTATCAAAACTTCAATTGGCAGAACAACACTGTTTTTGAAAAAGAAGATGTAAAAAGTATTGCCTTTGGATGGAACTCAAAACTACTCGGCACATTGACGGCAAGTTATGATGCAATAGACAATTATACCTACTTCACGTCCACGGCATCAGAAGAAGATATTACCAATGGTGAAGAGAGGGCTTTTGTAAGGCCCTTCCAAAGCCAAGGAACCATTGACTATCTAAAAGTGAAATTGGCCAAAGAATTCAGATGGAGAAGATGGGCGCTCATGAACACGGTCATGTACCAGAATGTTTCACAAGAAGAAAATGTATTGAACGTACCTCAGGTCGTGACTCGAAACACATTATATTTTTCGAAAGATGTGTTTAAAAAGGCCATGTATTTGCAGACAGGGGTGACCTTAAAATATTTTACCGCCTATAATACCAATGCGTATCATCCTTTGTTGGGTGAATTCTATGTACAGAATAGAGAAGAGTTTGGTGGTTTTCCCATGATTGATTTTTTCATCAACGCCAAAATACGACAGACCCGCATCTATTTGAAAGCCGAGCATCTAAATACGGTTTGGAGCAAAAGTTATAACTATTATGCTGCTCCCGAATATCCGTATCGTGATTTTGTTATCCGCTTCGGATTGGTGTGGAACTTCTTTTCATAA
- a CDS encoding glutamate synthase subunit beta, giving the protein MGKTTGFMEYERQDEVYAPVKERIKHYKEFTKPLKEKELQNQGARCMDCGIPFCHSGCPLGNLIPDFNDAVYRGKWEKASEILHATNNFPEFTGRLCPAPCEEACVLGINEDPVSIENIEKNITEVAFKKGWIKPRPPQTRTGKKVAIVGSGPAGLAAAQQLNRAGHSVTVFERDEKIGGLLRYGIPDFKMEKHIIDRRLKIMEEEGICFKTNQHIGIDVDATVLKSDHDALLLCGGATVKRNLPIPGSDLKGVVQAMDFLPQNNRRVDGVKDLGKEILATDKDVVVIGGGDTGSDCIGTSIRQGAKSVTNFEIMPKATTGRPEHQPWPFWPMRLRTSSSHKEGAERVFSISTKKFIGDKNGNLKGLVTAEVEWITKPGERPVLKEVPGTEKEWKCELALLALGFTGSETTIAEQLGLDIDQRTNIKASVKDYRTNVDSVFVAGDQRRGQSLIVWAISEGRQAAHHIDTFLMGTSNLPLKGEGDLPRV; this is encoded by the coding sequence ATGGGAAAGACTACCGGATTCATGGAATATGAGCGACAAGATGAGGTTTATGCTCCTGTCAAAGAGCGTATCAAACACTACAAAGAGTTTACCAAACCGCTCAAAGAAAAAGAGCTGCAGAATCAAGGTGCCCGATGTATGGATTGCGGTATTCCTTTCTGCCACAGTGGTTGTCCCTTGGGCAATCTGATTCCCGATTTCAATGATGCCGTCTATCGCGGAAAATGGGAAAAAGCTTCCGAAATTCTTCACGCCACCAATAACTTCCCAGAATTTACGGGCAGGTTATGTCCCGCACCCTGTGAGGAAGCTTGTGTCTTGGGCATCAATGAAGACCCTGTATCCATTGAAAATATTGAGAAGAACATTACAGAGGTAGCCTTTAAAAAAGGATGGATAAAGCCAAGACCACCACAGACCAGAACCGGCAAAAAAGTTGCCATTGTGGGTTCGGGCCCTGCTGGTTTGGCGGCCGCACAGCAGTTGAACCGCGCAGGCCACTCGGTAACCGTGTTTGAGCGAGATGAAAAAATCGGAGGGCTGCTTCGCTATGGCATCCCCGACTTTAAGATGGAAAAACATATCATTGACCGTCGTTTGAAAATAATGGAAGAAGAGGGCATATGCTTTAAAACCAATCAACATATTGGTATCGATGTCGATGCCACGGTATTAAAATCAGATCATGATGCCCTTTTACTTTGTGGAGGCGCAACGGTCAAAAGAAATCTACCTATACCGGGCAGTGACCTCAAAGGAGTGGTGCAGGCCATGGATTTCTTGCCACAAAACAATCGTAGGGTTGACGGTGTCAAAGACTTGGGAAAAGAAATTCTAGCGACGGATAAAGATGTAGTTGTCATCGGAGGGGGCGATACCGGATCGGATTGTATTGGCACATCCATCCGTCAGGGGGCAAAATCAGTGACCAACTTTGAAATCATGCCCAAGGCGACTACAGGCAGGCCTGAACACCAACCTTGGCCTTTTTGGCCCATGAGACTTCGTACCAGCTCTTCACATAAAGAGGGAGCCGAACGGGTATTCAGTATCTCGACCAAGAAATTTATCGGTGATAAAAATGGAAATCTAAAAGGTTTGGTGACCGCTGAAGTAGAATGGATCACCAAGCCCGGTGAAAGGCCCGTTTTGAAAGAAGTGCCCGGCACTGAAAAAGAGTGGAAATGTGAGTTGGCGCTTTTGGCATTGGGTTTTACTGGCTCTGAAACGACTATTGCCGAGCAACTTGGTCTTGATATCGACCAAAGAACCAACATTAAGGCTTCTGTAAAAGATTATAGGACAAACGTTGACAGCGTGTTTGTGGCCGGTGATCAGCGAAGAGGGCAATCATTGATCGTTTGGGCCATTTCTGAAGGCAGGCAGGCGGCACACCATATAGACACTTTCTTAATGGGCACGTCGAATCTTCCTTTAAAGGGGGAAGGTGACTTACCAAGAGTATAG
- the gltB gene encoding glutamate synthase large subunit, with protein MKPERQGLYLPEFEHDNCGAGFICSLRGEKSNDIIHKALEILDKLEHRGAVSADGKTGDGAGILIDIPHDFFSDVCAFELPEPGDYAVSNVFLPQKENQRNHCIEIFEENIKQQGLELLGWRNVPVNKGVPGQIAAETEPFVKQLFVAKGDSEDDFQFNLKLFIARKVTEHAIIDSQLSQSAFFYVPSLSTKIIIFKGLLMPNDISRYYEDLLDPRVVTRLALVHQRFSTNTFPTWDLAQPFRYMCHNGEINTLRGNVARMRSREELMKSEWFGDELKSILPVVLPGKSDSASMDMVVELLLMTGRSLPEVMMMLVPEAWEKNPEMSESKKAFYEYNSCLMEPWDGPASIPFTDGNYIGAVLDRNGLRPSRYSVTKKGYVIMSSETGVVDLQPEEIEFHGRLEPGKMFLVNMEEGRIVNDEEIKEHIAKQHPYKKWLKNNLVHLRDIPYNDCPLFFGEFPLETRSSAFGYTLEDINTIILPMAKNGKEPIGSMGSDTPIAVLSERPQLIYNYFKQLFAQVTNPPLDGIREELICDISLTLGSDQNIFDVDELHCRKLKIQNPVISKEDLDKIKNYDSSPDYKVVPIPILYEIEKGHNGLEEALDSILDQASKAADEGANIIILSDRMISKEMAPIPALLACSYVNCGLSRLKKRSKLSIIVESAEPREVHHFALLFGFGASAINPYMVNEIIDQQIKDNDITEYTFDQAIKNYNKAIGKGILKVMNKIGISTLNSYRGAQLFECIGLNTKVVDKYFPNTPTRIQGIGLYEIEKEIARRHKKAFKNGGIAANLDIEIGGEYRWRRNGEKHMFNPLSVATLQKAVRNNEPATYKEFSEMVNEQSKNLMTIRGLFEFSNFDPIPIEEVEPWTEIVKRFKTGAMSYGSISKEAHENLAIAMNRIGGKSNSGEGGEDAERFYKNQSGDWRNSAIKQVASGRFGVTSNYLASAQEIQIKMAQGAKPGEGGQLPGPKVNPAIAKTRNSTPYVGLISPPPHHDIYSIEDLSQLIYDLKSANRDARINVKLVSEVGVGTVAAGVAKAKADVILISGFDGGTGASPLTSLKHAGLPWELGIAEAQQTLVLNDLRNRVVLECDGQLKTGRDVAIACLLGAEEFGFATAPLVASGCIMMRVCHLNTCPVGIATQNPELRKKFKGKPEHVVNYMYFIARELREIMAKLGFRTVNEMVGQVHKLNRKKAIEHYKAAGVDLTPILYKVEVPEGTKFYNNEKQYHGIENSIEFDIIAKAHPALFRKEKTTLEFPIKNTDRAVGAIISNEISKIYGAEGLPHNTLKLNFTGSAGQSFGAFATKGLTMIVNGNTNDYLGKGLSGAKLIIKVPDKSTLVPEENIITGNVTLYGATSGEAYINGKAGERFCVRNSGAKAVVEGIGDHGCEYMTGGIAVILGKVGRNFGAGMSGGIAYVFDEDGSFTKNCNGEALNLLAVEEDNDIRELRELIENHYNATLSPLAQRILENWESCLSKFIKVFPEEYRQALIRLEKEQLETL; from the coding sequence ATGAAGCCAGAACGACAAGGACTATATCTCCCAGAGTTTGAACATGACAATTGCGGAGCGGGATTTATCTGTAGCCTAAGAGGAGAGAAATCGAACGATATCATCCACAAGGCTTTGGAGATTCTTGACAAACTAGAGCATAGAGGTGCCGTCAGTGCCGATGGCAAAACCGGTGACGGTGCCGGTATTTTGATCGATATACCCCATGATTTTTTCAGTGATGTTTGCGCCTTTGAACTGCCTGAACCCGGCGATTACGCCGTAAGCAACGTATTCCTTCCACAGAAAGAAAACCAACGAAACCACTGTATTGAGATATTTGAAGAAAATATCAAACAGCAAGGCCTTGAATTGCTCGGGTGGCGCAATGTACCCGTCAATAAAGGTGTGCCAGGCCAAATAGCGGCCGAGACCGAGCCTTTTGTAAAACAACTTTTCGTTGCCAAAGGCGATAGTGAGGATGATTTTCAGTTCAACCTGAAGCTTTTCATAGCCAGAAAGGTGACCGAGCACGCCATCATCGACTCACAGCTATCGCAGTCAGCATTTTTTTATGTGCCGAGCCTGTCGACCAAAATCATTATTTTCAAAGGACTTTTGATGCCCAATGACATCAGCAGGTACTATGAAGACCTATTAGACCCGAGAGTGGTCACCCGATTGGCATTGGTGCACCAACGCTTTTCGACCAACACCTTCCCTACTTGGGATTTGGCACAGCCTTTCCGCTATATGTGCCACAATGGAGAGATCAATACGCTAAGAGGCAATGTGGCCCGTATGCGCTCGCGGGAAGAGCTCATGAAAAGTGAATGGTTCGGTGATGAATTAAAGAGCATTCTTCCTGTTGTACTGCCGGGCAAATCTGACTCTGCCAGTATGGACATGGTCGTAGAGCTACTTTTGATGACTGGCCGTTCGCTACCTGAAGTAATGATGATGCTTGTTCCCGAAGCTTGGGAAAAGAACCCTGAAATGTCTGAATCAAAAAAGGCCTTTTATGAGTACAATTCTTGCTTGATGGAGCCTTGGGACGGTCCGGCATCCATTCCATTTACCGATGGAAATTATATAGGTGCGGTTTTGGACAGGAACGGCCTGCGCCCCTCAAGGTATTCTGTAACCAAAAAGGGTTATGTCATCATGTCGTCTGAGACCGGTGTTGTTGACCTTCAACCCGAGGAAATAGAATTTCACGGTAGATTGGAGCCCGGCAAGATGTTTTTGGTCAATATGGAAGAGGGAAGAATTGTAAATGATGAGGAGATCAAGGAACATATCGCCAAGCAACATCCCTATAAAAAATGGCTAAAAAATAATTTGGTACATCTGAGGGATATTCCCTATAATGATTGTCCATTGTTTTTTGGTGAATTTCCTTTAGAAACCCGTAGTTCGGCATTTGGCTATACATTAGAGGATATCAACACCATTATCCTGCCCATGGCCAAAAATGGAAAGGAACCTATTGGGTCTATGGGGTCAGATACTCCTATCGCCGTACTTTCTGAGCGCCCACAGCTGATCTATAATTATTTCAAGCAACTGTTCGCACAGGTCACCAACCCACCTTTGGATGGTATCAGGGAAGAGTTGATCTGTGATATCAGCCTTACCTTGGGCAGCGATCAAAACATTTTTGATGTTGATGAACTCCACTGTCGAAAATTGAAGATTCAAAATCCGGTGATTTCCAAAGAGGATCTGGACAAAATCAAGAACTATGATTCAAGTCCAGATTACAAAGTGGTTCCTATCCCCATTCTTTATGAAATCGAAAAAGGCCACAATGGCCTTGAAGAGGCATTGGACTCTATTTTAGACCAAGCCTCAAAAGCAGCGGATGAAGGGGCCAACATCATCATACTTTCTGACCGGATGATCAGCAAAGAAATGGCTCCCATTCCAGCATTGTTGGCATGTTCTTATGTGAACTGTGGTCTGAGCAGGTTGAAAAAGCGTTCAAAATTGAGCATCATTGTCGAGTCGGCAGAGCCTCGAGAAGTACATCATTTTGCCCTTTTGTTCGGTTTTGGGGCCAGTGCCATCAACCCGTATATGGTGAACGAGATCATCGATCAACAGATCAAAGACAATGACATCACCGAATACACTTTTGACCAAGCCATCAAAAACTATAACAAGGCCATCGGCAAGGGTATTCTCAAAGTGATGAACAAAATTGGTATTTCTACCTTGAACTCCTATAGGGGGGCACAATTATTTGAATGTATAGGCCTAAATACCAAAGTAGTCGATAAATACTTTCCGAACACCCCGACCAGAATACAGGGAATCGGACTATATGAAATTGAAAAAGAAATCGCCCGACGACACAAAAAAGCTTTTAAAAATGGAGGCATTGCGGCCAACCTTGATATTGAAATCGGGGGCGAGTACCGTTGGCGGCGCAATGGTGAGAAACACATGTTCAATCCATTGAGTGTAGCCACACTGCAAAAAGCGGTCAGAAATAACGAGCCGGCCACCTATAAAGAATTCTCTGAGATGGTCAATGAGCAATCAAAAAACCTCATGACCATACGCGGGCTGTTCGAGTTTTCCAATTTTGACCCAATACCCATCGAAGAAGTCGAACCATGGACAGAAATCGTGAAGCGTTTCAAAACAGGGGCCATGTCTTACGGAAGCATCAGCAAAGAAGCCCACGAGAACCTCGCGATTGCCATGAACCGAATAGGCGGAAAAAGCAATTCTGGTGAAGGTGGTGAAGATGCTGAGCGATTCTACAAAAATCAATCTGGTGATTGGCGCAACAGTGCCATAAAGCAAGTGGCCTCGGGCAGGTTTGGTGTAACCTCAAATTACCTCGCCAGCGCCCAAGAAATACAGATTAAAATGGCGCAGGGAGCCAAGCCCGGTGAAGGGGGCCAATTACCAGGCCCAAAAGTAAACCCCGCTATTGCGAAGACCAGAAATTCTACCCCTTACGTTGGGTTAATATCACCACCCCCACACCACGATATTTATTCGATTGAAGATTTATCACAACTTATCTATGATTTGAAATCTGCCAATCGCGATGCCAGGATCAATGTGAAATTGGTATCAGAAGTGGGCGTAGGTACCGTGGCTGCTGGTGTTGCTAAAGCCAAGGCAGATGTTATTTTGATTTCTGGGTTTGACGGCGGTACGGGAGCCTCTCCATTGACCTCGTTGAAGCATGCGGGCCTACCTTGGGAACTCGGTATTGCAGAAGCCCAACAGACACTTGTATTGAACGATTTACGAAATCGGGTCGTATTGGAATGTGATGGCCAATTGAAAACTGGGCGTGATGTTGCGATAGCCTGTCTTTTAGGTGCTGAAGAGTTTGGTTTTGCCACTGCACCATTGGTAGCTTCAGGTTGTATCATGATGCGCGTTTGTCACTTGAATACCTGCCCAGTGGGCATTGCGACCCAAAATCCTGAATTGCGCAAAAAGTTCAAGGGCAAGCCAGAACATGTAGTCAACTATATGTACTTCATCGCTCGAGAACTTCGAGAAATAATGGCCAAATTAGGTTTCAGAACCGTTAATGAAATGGTCGGACAGGTTCATAAACTGAATAGAAAAAAGGCCATTGAACATTACAAAGCCGCGGGCGTTGACTTGACCCCCATACTTTACAAAGTAGAAGTGCCCGAGGGCACCAAGTTTTACAATAACGAAAAGCAGTATCATGGTATTGAAAACTCAATTGAGTTTGATATCATCGCCAAGGCACATCCGGCATTGTTCAGAAAAGAAAAGACAACCTTGGAGTTTCCCATAAAAAATACCGATAGGGCGGTAGGTGCCATAATCAGCAATGAGATTTCAAAAATTTATGGTGCGGAGGGCTTACCGCACAATACCCTTAAACTCAATTTCACAGGGTCTGCGGGTCAAAGTTTTGGGGCTTTTGCCACAAAAGGCCTTACCATGATCGTAAACGGCAATACCAATGATTATTTGGGAAAAGGCCTATCGGGTGCCAAATTGATCATCAAAGTTCCTGACAAATCAACGCTGGTCCCTGAGGAAAATATCATAACCGGCAACGTGACGCTATATGGTGCCACTTCTGGCGAGGCCTATATCAACGGTAAGGCAGGTGAGCGTTTTTGTGTCAGAAATTCTGGGGCAAAGGCTGTGGTCGAGGGCATCGGAGACCATGGCTGTGAATACATGACGGGGGGTATTGCCGTGATTCTTGGCAAAGTCGGTCGAAATTTTGGTGCAGGCATGAGCGGCGGTATCGCCTATGTTTTTGACGAAGATGGCTCCTTTACAAAGAATTGTAATGGCGAAGCCTTGAATTTACTGGCCGTTGAAGAAGACAACGATATCAGGGAATTACGCGAACTGATTGAAAACCACTATAATGCAACATTGAGCCCGTTAGCTCAGCGAATTTTGGAAAATTGGGAAAGCTGTCTTTCTAAATTCATCAAGGTATTCCCTGAAGAATATAGACAGGCATTGATCAGATTGGAAAAAGAACAATTGGAAACCTTATAA
- a CDS encoding acyl-CoA dehydrogenase, with the protein MDFTFSEEQLMIQQAARDFSQTELLPGVIERDDQQKFPTEQVKKMAELGFMGMMVDPKYGGSGLDTLSYVLVMEELSKIDASASVIVSVNNSLVCWGLETFGTEEQKEKYLTRLASGEVLGAFCLSEPEAGSDATSQKTTAIDQGDHYVLNGTKNWITNGNSAEIYLVIAQTDAEKGHKGINALIVEKGMEGFEIGPKENKLGIRGSDTHSLNFNDVKVPKENRIGEDGFGFKFAMKTLAGGRIGIAAQALGIAAGAYELSLKYSKERKAFGTEIANHQAIAFKLADMHTKIQAARHLVYKAACDKDKGENYDLSGAMAKLYASEVAMETTVEAVQIHGGNGFVKDYHVERMMRDAKITQIYEGTSEIQKIVISRTILKD; encoded by the coding sequence ATGGATTTTACCTTTTCAGAAGAGCAGTTAATGATACAGCAAGCTGCGCGAGACTTTTCACAGACCGAATTGCTTCCAGGGGTCATTGAACGTGACGATCAACAAAAATTTCCTACAGAGCAAGTAAAAAAAATGGCGGAATTGGGTTTCATGGGTATGATGGTCGACCCCAAATATGGGGGTAGCGGACTGGATACCTTGTCATATGTACTGGTCATGGAAGAGCTATCAAAGATCGATGCGTCCGCATCGGTCATCGTATCGGTCAACAATTCTTTGGTCTGTTGGGGATTGGAAACTTTCGGAACGGAAGAACAAAAAGAAAAATACCTCACCCGTTTGGCCTCAGGAGAAGTTCTCGGGGCCTTTTGCCTGTCAGAACCGGAAGCCGGTAGTGATGCCACTTCTCAAAAGACCACGGCAATCGACCAAGGAGACCATTATGTACTGAACGGCACCAAAAATTGGATCACCAACGGAAACTCGGCCGAAATCTATTTGGTCATTGCACAGACCGATGCCGAAAAGGGACATAAGGGCATTAATGCGCTGATCGTGGAAAAAGGAATGGAAGGCTTTGAAATAGGTCCAAAAGAAAACAAACTGGGTATTCGTGGAAGCGACACCCACTCTCTGAACTTCAACGATGTAAAGGTGCCGAAAGAGAATCGTATCGGTGAAGACGGTTTCGGCTTCAAATTTGCGATGAAAACCTTGGCAGGGGGCAGAATCGGCATCGCGGCCCAAGCATTGGGCATTGCCGCGGGCGCTTATGAACTGTCACTGAAGTACTCAAAAGAACGAAAGGCCTTCGGCACAGAAATTGCCAACCATCAGGCAATAGCTTTCAAATTGGCCGATATGCACACCAAAATTCAAGCCGCCCGCCATTTGGTCTACAAAGCGGCCTGCGATAAAGACAAGGGTGAAAATTATGATCTATCGGGCGCCATGGCCAAACTATACGCTTCAGAGGTGGCCATGGAAACCACGGTTGAAGCCGTTCAGATACACGGCGGCAATGGTTTTGTAAAAGATTATCATGTCGAGCGAATGATGCGGGATGCCAAGATCACCCAAATATATGAGGGCACTTCAGAAATTCAGAAAATCGTAATTTCTAGAACTATTTTAAAGGATTAA
- the nhaD gene encoding sodium:proton antiporter NhaD encodes METIVIIVFLAGYLAITLEHNLKIDKLIPALAMMAILWAIIALAHLDVFEVNAQLKELEPTHIDEILLHHLGKTAEILVFLLGAMTIVEIIDYFDGFATIKGYIKTRSKRKLLWIFSILAFILSAIIDNLTATIVLVTILQKVIRDRNTRLWFAGLIIINANAGGAWSPIGDVTTTMLWIAEKVEAGSLVTRVLVPSIFCTIVPTLIASRFKVFSGEIETDLEGSIEAPKSKFGPTMLYLGLGSIVFVPFFKTITHLPPYVGMMLSLAIVATFAEIYSNAKFSISSAIDEDHHESAHHSPVHTALTKIELPSILFFLGILLAVAALESLGYLFNYAESLNEAIPQTDIVVMLLGVGSAVIDNVPLVAASMGMFSEPMDHPLWHFIAYSAGTGGSMLIIGSAAGVVAMGMEKIDFFWYLRKIAWLALAGFLAGAIVFILMRDFMF; translated from the coding sequence ATGGAAACCATTGTTATCATAGTCTTTCTTGCAGGTTATTTAGCCATTACTTTAGAACACAATCTCAAAATCGACAAACTGATTCCCGCTTTGGCCATGATGGCCATTTTGTGGGCAATTATCGCTTTGGCCCATCTTGATGTTTTTGAGGTCAATGCGCAATTAAAAGAGTTGGAGCCTACCCATATCGATGAAATTCTGTTGCACCACTTGGGTAAAACAGCAGAGATATTGGTCTTTCTATTGGGAGCCATGACCATTGTTGAGATCATTGATTATTTTGACGGGTTTGCCACCATAAAGGGCTACATCAAGACGCGTAGCAAGAGAAAACTACTTTGGATATTCTCTATTTTGGCCTTTATACTTTCAGCCATTATCGACAACCTTACGGCCACCATCGTTCTAGTGACCATTTTGCAAAAAGTGATTCGGGATCGAAACACCAGACTTTGGTTTGCGGGACTTATTATTATAAATGCGAATGCGGGGGGTGCATGGTCACCGATTGGTGATGTGACCACCACTATGTTGTGGATAGCCGAAAAAGTAGAGGCGGGCTCATTGGTGACAAGAGTATTGGTGCCCTCGATATTCTGTACCATTGTACCTACTTTGATCGCAAGTAGATTTAAGGTTTTCAGCGGCGAAATAGAAACAGATCTTGAGGGCAGTATTGAGGCACCCAAGTCGAAATTTGGCCCTACCATGCTCTATTTGGGTCTTGGGTCGATTGTTTTCGTGCCTTTCTTCAAAACGATTACGCATTTGCCCCCTTATGTGGGCATGATGCTTTCTTTGGCCATTGTGGCCACTTTTGCCGAGATTTACAGTAACGCAAAGTTCAGTATCAGTTCTGCAATTGATGAGGACCATCACGAATCTGCGCACCATAGTCCTGTGCATACGGCACTAACAAAGATTGAGTTGCCGAGCATTCTATTTTTCTTGGGAATTTTACTGGCAGTGGCGGCATTGGAATCACTCGGATATCTTTTCAACTATGCCGAAAGTCTCAATGAGGCGATACCCCAGACCGATATCGTCGTGATGCTTTTGGGAGTGGGTTCGGCGGTCATCGATAATGTTCCTTTGGTTGCAGCTAGTATGGGTATGTTCTCTGAACCTATGGACCACCCATTATGGCACTTCATTGCCTATTCTGCAGGAACCGGTGGAAGCATGTTGATCATTGGTTCAGCTGCCGGTGTGGTTGCCATGGGTATGGAGAAAATCGATTTCTTCTGGTATCTCAGAAAAATTGCTTGGTTGGCCTTGGCAGGCTTTTTGGCAGGTGCCATTGTATTCATACTGATGCGCGATTTTATGTTCTAG